A stretch of Halostagnicola kamekurae DNA encodes these proteins:
- a CDS encoding uracil-DNA glycosylase, with the protein MDANQHSRANPFGMDETCRNCSALCETRTQVVHGYGDVGADFLFVGERPSSDADEVGVPFVAPGVDEGGQGSTSGGLRRILERLGLCDATSPRSEPALVDVYLTNLTRCRDPDRRPTDEEVRNCEPYLEAEIRMINPEIIVPVGERALAEIATEYTRTPAEEIDLEESHGERIRGRGFELVPMIAPADQTDAQTQAWVEAFAELLATDYRQTKGRQGR; encoded by the coding sequence GTGGACGCGAACCAGCACTCTCGAGCGAACCCCTTCGGCATGGACGAGACGTGTCGCAACTGCTCGGCGCTCTGTGAAACGCGGACGCAGGTCGTCCACGGCTACGGTGACGTGGGGGCTGACTTCCTGTTCGTCGGTGAGCGGCCGAGTTCGGACGCCGACGAGGTCGGCGTCCCGTTCGTCGCTCCCGGTGTGGACGAGGGCGGCCAGGGATCGACCAGCGGCGGCCTTCGACGGATCCTCGAGCGTCTCGGACTTTGCGACGCGACGTCGCCGCGATCCGAACCCGCACTGGTCGACGTCTACCTGACGAACCTCACGCGCTGTCGCGATCCGGACCGTCGACCGACCGACGAGGAAGTTCGGAACTGCGAGCCGTACCTCGAGGCCGAGATCCGAATGATCAATCCCGAGATCATCGTCCCGGTGGGCGAGCGTGCGCTGGCAGAAATCGCGACCGAGTACACGCGCACGCCGGCCGAAGAAATCGATCTCGAGGAGTCACACGGCGAGCGAATCCGCGGGCGCGGGTTCGAACTCGTGCCGATGATCGCGCCGGCCGACCAGACCGACGCCCAGACCCAGGCGTGGGTCGAGGCCTTCGCCGAGCTGCTGGCGACCGATTATCGACAGACGAAGGGACGACAGGGTCGATAG
- a CDS encoding methylated-DNA--[protein]-cysteine S-methyltransferase, whose product MEVGILTSIIEIDESFVEGSSEKIRSQVREYERGDRQAFDLEIATPDGILGDVMDAMAEIPYGETRSYGDLASALETSPIAVGQACGRNPVPILVPCHRVVGSDGSLNGYSAADGVATKRRLLEHEAREQKTVQTQLQTDS is encoded by the coding sequence ATGGAAGTTGGCATTCTCACCTCTATCATCGAAATCGACGAATCGTTCGTCGAGGGATCTTCCGAAAAAATCCGTTCCCAAGTTCGCGAGTACGAACGTGGCGACCGCCAAGCGTTCGACCTCGAGATCGCCACACCCGACGGAATCCTCGGCGATGTAATGGACGCGATGGCGGAAATTCCATACGGGGAGACGCGCTCCTATGGCGACCTCGCGTCGGCCCTCGAGACCAGTCCGATCGCCGTCGGGCAGGCCTGCGGGCGAAATCCCGTGCCGATACTCGTCCCCTGTCACCGCGTCGTCGGGAGCGACGGAAGCCTCAACGGCTACTCGGCGGCCGACGGCGTGGCGACGAAACGGCGACTGCTCGAGCACGAGGCTCGAGAACAGAAGACAGTGCAAACACAGTTACAGACGGATTCGTAG
- the mch gene encoding 2-methylfumaryl-CoA hydratase, which yields MTEWTDAETFARALERADTKEKGNCFEDFEEGDLLEHDPGLTLTRWGNESWMSQTLNHDPAYWRTDAATARGFDEPPIHPDFLTAATLGITVEDLSEKGGYFLGRTNVRFPEAPVYPGTELRVESEVVETATSSSRPQYGIVTWRTRGLDAATGDVLCSYERTNMIPRRQPVETDGGSAGATSADDDPDGGLPAEFVTPEGGYFEDFAAALEDADGRDAAVAYRHERGRTQDDVTVASLPLATLNTAKQHHNADVMGDSPSGGIVTYGDVTRSTALGHARSDERTWREVGFDDERFHTFVASGDTVYAFTRVLGAEDDADSPEAGTVRFEHIAFNQDDEPVYSGTRTAEIQKRSRN from the coding sequence ATGACTGAGTGGACCGACGCCGAAACGTTCGCCCGGGCGCTCGAGCGCGCCGACACGAAGGAGAAGGGCAACTGCTTCGAGGATTTCGAGGAGGGAGATCTCCTCGAGCACGATCCCGGCCTCACGCTGACGAGGTGGGGCAACGAGTCGTGGATGAGCCAGACGCTGAACCACGACCCGGCCTACTGGCGGACCGACGCCGCGACCGCTCGCGGGTTCGACGAACCGCCGATCCACCCCGACTTCCTCACCGCCGCGACGCTCGGGATCACCGTCGAGGACCTGAGCGAGAAGGGCGGCTACTTCCTCGGGCGGACGAACGTTCGGTTTCCGGAAGCCCCGGTCTATCCCGGCACCGAACTCCGCGTCGAGAGCGAGGTCGTCGAGACGGCCACCTCGAGTTCCCGTCCGCAGTACGGGATCGTCACCTGGCGAACGCGCGGCCTCGACGCCGCGACCGGCGACGTGCTCTGCTCGTACGAGCGCACGAACATGATCCCGCGCCGCCAGCCGGTCGAAACCGACGGCGGCTCAGCGGGGGCCACGTCGGCGGACGATGACCCCGACGGCGGGCTCCCCGCCGAGTTTGTGACGCCCGAAGGGGGCTACTTCGAGGACTTCGCCGCGGCGCTCGAGGACGCCGACGGTCGCGACGCCGCGGTCGCGTATCGCCACGAACGCGGCCGCACGCAGGACGATGTGACCGTCGCGTCGTTGCCGCTTGCGACGCTCAACACGGCGAAGCAACACCACAACGCAGACGTGATGGGCGACTCGCCGTCGGGCGGCATCGTCACCTACGGCGACGTCACGCGCTCGACCGCGCTCGGGCACGCCCGCTCGGACGAGCGGACCTGGCGGGAGGTCGGGTTCGACGACGAGCGGTTCCACACGTTCGTCGCCAGCGGCGACACCGTCTACGCGTTCACGCGCGTGCTCGGAGCCGAGGACGACGCCGACTCGCCCGAGGCGGGCACCGTCCGCTTCGAGCATATCGCGTTCAATCAGGACGACGAACCGGTGTACTCCGGCACCCGAACCGCGGAGATTCAGAAACGCTCCAGGAACTAA
- a CDS encoding translation initiation factor eIF-2B — translation MIDETAEEIREMQTHSSSVVAINATRALRDLLDREYATVEEYLRALEQNGKVLRRANPSHASLQNAVRAVNREVVAEDPDTVEAAKTATETQIQAVISRIESAKRRAAENAAEVLQGGDTLLTHDYSSTVLEALEIASNEGKQIEVYVTEARPRYIGRKTVRELAELETVEPTLITDSANGVYLEDCDRVVIGMDCIVDETLYNRVGTFPIAATADQLDVPVTVLGSAAKLITDGFVFENEFRSGSEVLLEPAEGFDVVNPAYDATPVSLLESVITDNGRKTF, via the coding sequence ATGATCGACGAGACGGCCGAGGAAATCAGGGAGATGCAGACACACAGCTCCTCGGTGGTGGCGATAAACGCGACGCGCGCGCTCAGGGACCTGCTCGATCGCGAGTACGCGACCGTCGAGGAGTACCTCCGCGCGTTAGAGCAGAACGGCAAAGTGCTCCGGCGGGCGAACCCCTCGCACGCGTCGTTGCAGAACGCGGTTCGAGCGGTCAACAGGGAGGTCGTTGCCGAGGATCCCGACACCGTCGAAGCGGCCAAGACGGCCACGGAGACGCAGATTCAGGCGGTCATCTCTCGAATCGAATCCGCCAAGCGCCGGGCCGCCGAAAACGCCGCCGAGGTGCTTCAGGGCGGCGACACCCTGCTGACACACGATTACTCCTCGACGGTCCTCGAAGCCCTCGAGATCGCCTCGAACGAGGGCAAGCAGATCGAGGTCTACGTGACCGAAGCGCGCCCGCGGTACATCGGGCGGAAAACCGTCAGGGAACTCGCGGAACTCGAGACCGTCGAACCGACGCTGATCACCGACAGCGCCAACGGCGTCTATCTCGAGGACTGCGACCGCGTCGTCATCGGGATGGATTGTATCGTCGACGAAACGCTGTACAATCGCGTCGGAACGTTTCCGATCGCTGCCACCGCTGACCAGCTCGACGTCCCCGTGACCGTCCTCGGCTCGGCGGCGAAGCTCATCACTGACGGGTTCGTCTTCGAGAACGAGTTTCGGTCCGGTAGTGAGGTATTACTCGAGCCCGCTGAAGGGTTCGACGTCGTAAACCCAGCGTACGATGCGACGCCGGTCTCGCTGCTCGAGAGTGTCATCACCGACAACGGTCGAAAGACGTTTTGA
- the citE gene encoding L-malyl-CoA/beta-methylmalyl-CoA lyase, whose protein sequence is MTDDIRLCRTFQTAPAAVPKDDSAKYLVSALESEGFQAPDWLVPDMEDGTAPDMKAEGLENTIELVPEYEFPGEIWPRVEWSYEDEEYCDKGRDQIDRLVAEIGDEIDGVVVPKVGRLEDVKRATEVVAEAEAEHGYADGSIGLSIIVETGRARSDLREISKFGADSRLTALIFGPVDYAAELGGRNLGDGMPRWDGLLEALSNEASAGDLLSIGGPFDDLFKERAGLTYYNADAYADQVEHEAKLGLDGSWSLYPKQTIQANTIHMPTPEELERDVHKIERFNEAKREGTGAVTIDGQMVDEATFKTFRNTVQQVRAIDSTRPAQTEDYYEADLLERARELELSYR, encoded by the coding sequence ATGACAGACGACATCCGACTCTGCCGTACGTTCCAGACCGCACCGGCCGCCGTTCCGAAAGACGACTCGGCGAAGTACCTCGTCTCGGCCCTCGAGTCCGAGGGCTTCCAGGCACCGGACTGGCTGGTCCCCGACATGGAAGACGGGACCGCGCCGGACATGAAAGCCGAAGGCCTCGAGAACACGATCGAACTGGTCCCCGAGTACGAGTTCCCCGGCGAAATATGGCCGCGCGTCGAGTGGAGCTACGAGGACGAGGAGTACTGCGACAAGGGTCGCGACCAGATCGACCGGCTGGTCGCCGAAATCGGTGACGAGATCGACGGCGTCGTCGTGCCGAAGGTCGGACGCCTCGAGGACGTGAAACGAGCCACGGAAGTCGTCGCGGAGGCCGAAGCCGAACACGGCTACGCCGACGGCTCGATCGGGCTCTCGATCATCGTCGAGACCGGCCGCGCTCGCTCGGACCTGCGGGAAATCTCGAAGTTCGGCGCGGACTCGCGACTCACCGCGCTGATCTTCGGCCCCGTCGACTACGCGGCCGAGCTCGGCGGTCGAAACCTCGGCGACGGCATGCCCCGATGGGACGGCCTCCTCGAGGCGCTCTCGAATGAAGCCAGCGCCGGCGACCTGCTCTCGATCGGCGGCCCGTTCGACGACCTGTTCAAAGAACGCGCCGGACTGACCTACTACAACGCCGACGCGTACGCGGATCAGGTCGAACACGAGGCCAAACTGGGGCTGGACGGCTCCTGGTCGCTCTATCCGAAACAGACCATCCAGGCCAACACGATCCACATGCCGACGCCCGAGGAACTCGAGCGCGACGTCCACAAGATCGAGCGGTTCAACGAGGCAAAACGCGAGGGCACCGGCGCGGTCACCATCGACGGCCAGATGGTCGACGAGGCGACGTTCAAAACGTTCCGCAACACCGTCCAGCAGGTGCGCGCGATCGATAGCACGCGCCCGGCACAGACGGAGGACTACTACGAGGCCGACCTCCTCGAGCGCGCACGCGAACTCGAGCTTTCGTATCGGTAG
- a CDS encoding Mrp/NBP35 family ATP-binding protein, translating to MDEAAVRDHLRSVEDPDLEDDIVSLGLINDLTVEGDEVTIDLALGAPYSPSETAIAGDVRTALEAEGLEVDLSASIPDRDDLTTDEQVLPNVKNVIAVASGKGGVGKSTMAVNLAAGLSQQGARVGLFDADVYGPNVPRMVDADEPPMATEDETLVPPEKFGVKLMSMAFLTGEDDPVIWRGPMVHKVITQLTEDVEWGHLDYLVIDLPPGTGDTQLTMLQTMPVTGAVIVTTPQDVALDDARKGLEMFAKHDTVVLGIAENMSTFACPDCGGEHDIFGSGGGEEFASTHDMPFLGSVPLDPTVREGGDEGAPVVLDEDDDTGEAFREISENVSNNVGIVHRRAIPNSTETPPPVDE from the coding sequence ATGGACGAAGCCGCCGTTCGCGACCATCTTCGGTCGGTCGAGGACCCCGATCTCGAGGACGACATCGTCTCGCTCGGGCTGATCAACGATCTCACCGTCGAGGGCGACGAGGTGACGATCGACCTCGCGCTGGGTGCGCCGTACTCGCCGTCGGAGACGGCCATCGCCGGCGACGTTCGGACCGCCCTCGAGGCGGAAGGGCTCGAGGTCGATCTCTCCGCGAGCATCCCGGATCGGGACGATCTGACCACCGACGAGCAGGTGCTCCCGAACGTCAAAAACGTCATCGCCGTCGCGTCCGGGAAGGGCGGCGTCGGCAAATCGACGATGGCCGTCAACCTCGCCGCCGGACTCTCCCAGCAGGGCGCTCGGGTCGGGCTCTTCGACGCCGACGTGTACGGGCCGAACGTTCCGCGCATGGTCGATGCCGACGAGCCCCCGATGGCGACCGAAGACGAGACGCTCGTACCGCCCGAGAAGTTCGGCGTCAAGCTGATGAGCATGGCGTTTCTGACCGGCGAGGACGACCCCGTCATCTGGCGCGGACCGATGGTCCACAAGGTCATCACGCAACTCACCGAGGACGTCGAGTGGGGGCACCTCGATTACCTCGTCATCGACCTGCCGCCGGGAACCGGCGACACCCAACTAACGATGCTCCAGACAATGCCGGTGACGGGCGCGGTCATCGTGACGACACCCCAGGACGTGGCGCTCGACGACGCCCGAAAGGGCCTCGAGATGTTCGCGAAGCACGACACCGTCGTGCTGGGGATCGCCGAGAACATGTCGACGTTCGCGTGTCCCGACTGCGGCGGCGAACACGACATCTTCGGCTCGGGCGGCGGCGAGGAGTTCGCGTCCACCCACGACATGCCGTTTCTGGGTTCGGTGCCGCTCGATCCGACCGTCCGCGAGGGCGGAGACGAAGGCGCACCGGTGGTCCTCGACGAGGACGACGACACCGGCGAGGCCTTCCGTGAGATCAGCGAAAACGTCTCGAACAACGTCGGTATCGTCCACCGACGGGCGATACCCAACAGCACCGAGACGCCGCCGCCCGTCGACGAATGA
- a CDS encoding DUF7437 domain-containing protein: MAYAPPHTSSEAEEKREEFFTIHELLHRPELAVFYTDMLLNSPTTVGESVERVDLSSSAAHNYAKTLQQLGAAEQLDEKRNRAILWEATPVGGVWNGAEPIGPVMIAVYGAIELDEDIELFVERHGKAKLGSAIAQTVEYLRGNTSRRGAADALDVPAVEGIAITQALEKIVYLLKDRDPSIPASEFDVSLPDRALDEAPYMHE, from the coding sequence ATGGCGTACGCTCCCCCCCACACTTCATCCGAGGCCGAGGAGAAGAGAGAAGAGTTCTTCACGATCCACGAGCTGCTCCACAGACCGGAACTCGCAGTCTTCTACACTGATATGCTTCTCAACTCTCCTACCACAGTCGGAGAGAGTGTCGAGCGCGTAGACCTCTCCAGTAGCGCCGCCCACAACTATGCGAAGACCCTCCAGCAACTAGGCGCAGCAGAACAACTGGACGAGAAACGGAACAGAGCTATCCTCTGGGAAGCAACGCCGGTGGGTGGTGTGTGGAACGGTGCAGAACCTATTGGTCCAGTCATGATTGCCGTGTACGGCGCGATCGAACTGGACGAAGACATCGAACTCTTCGTCGAGCGTCACGGAAAGGCGAAACTCGGCTCCGCTATCGCGCAAACTGTCGAGTACCTCCGTGGAAACACGAGTCGCCGCGGAGCAGCAGACGCGCTCGATGTCCCTGCCGTCGAAGGAATTGCAATCACGCAGGCGCTCGAGAAGATCGTCTACCTACTGAAGGACCGAGACCCTTCCATCCCGGCTTCTGAATTTGACGTTTCACTTCCTGATAGGGCCCTCGACGAAGCGCCGTATATGCACGAATGA
- a CDS encoding DUF7344 domain-containing protein: MSLTTGDRSHAPDDPSDDLHEEQASALSSDTVFHILQTSRRREAIRYLLAADGPVKMRDVAEHVAAVEHETTVAKLDSTQRQRVYIPLYQSHLPTLDEEGIIDYNKSRGIVRATDRLEVFRPYLEIRERARPVTESSRHDDTRGAQPTRTVLLSTVANVLFASVVGGYAAISTGNNALFAITVLGAIALLGTVSWVTVTGRSKSNDAPSPDDSRALNYSED; encoded by the coding sequence ATGTCCCTCACCACTGGCGATAGATCCCACGCTCCTGACGACCCTTCGGACGACTTGCACGAGGAACAAGCGAGCGCGCTCTCGAGCGATACCGTTTTCCACATCCTCCAGACAAGTCGCCGAAGGGAGGCGATCAGATATCTCCTGGCCGCCGACGGCCCCGTCAAAATGCGCGACGTCGCCGAGCACGTCGCCGCGGTCGAACACGAGACGACAGTTGCGAAACTCGATTCCACTCAGCGCCAGCGCGTGTACATTCCGCTGTATCAATCACATCTTCCGACCCTCGACGAGGAGGGTATCATCGACTACAACAAGAGCCGCGGAATCGTCCGCGCGACGGATCGTCTCGAGGTCTTTCGGCCGTACCTCGAGATTCGCGAGAGGGCGCGTCCAGTCACGGAATCGTCGCGACACGACGACACGCGGGGAGCACAACCGACACGTACTGTCCTTCTCTCGACCGTCGCGAACGTTCTCTTCGCCTCCGTTGTCGGCGGTTATGCTGCTATTAGCACCGGGAACAACGCGTTGTTCGCGATCACAGTTCTCGGGGCGATCGCTCTTTTGGGAACGGTTAGCTGGGTGACGGTGACTGGTCGGTCCAAATCGAACGACGCTCCCTCCCCCGACGATTCACGAGCGCTGAACTATTCCGAGGACTGA